In Arachis hypogaea cultivar Tifrunner chromosome 17, arahy.Tifrunner.gnm2.J5K5, whole genome shotgun sequence, a single window of DNA contains:
- the LOC112766693 gene encoding uncharacterized protein gives MDEAEFQRLLQLFPVVRSRDYCAEQTLSRRLSGQASGCAKDEHREWQDAWDERDINFENRGNNPHSFWSKLKSEAAKKVGPEEAERFCKAFQQVHEKLVYEELNSDAGRSFINSS, from the exons ATGGACGAAGCTGAATTTCAACGCCTTCTCCAACTCTTCCCCGTTGTTCGTTCTCGCGATTACTGT GCCGAACAAACATTATCTAGGCGGCTGTCCGGACAAGCTTCTGGATGTGCAAAGGATGAG CATAGGGAATGGCAAGATGCATGGGATGAAAGGGATATAAATTTTGAGAACCGAGGAAATAACCCAC ATTCATTTTGGAGCAAGCTGAAGTCAGAGGCTGCCAAGAAG GTTGGTCCAGAAGAGGCCGAGAGATTTTGCAAGGCTTTCCAGCAAGTTCACGAGAAACTG GTCTATGAAGAGTTGAATTCAGATGCTGGCAGAAGCTTCATAAACTCTTCGTAG